The Bos indicus x Bos taurus breed Angus x Brahman F1 hybrid chromosome 13, Bos_hybrid_MaternalHap_v2.0, whole genome shotgun sequence genome includes a region encoding these proteins:
- the CST7 gene encoding cystatin-F, whose translation MHPAGALLAVCGLVLGVLGKSSPDFCSQILKSDAKPGFPKTIKTNDPDVLRAARHSAESFNNCSNDAFLFRESRVSRALVQIVKGLKFMLDMDIGRTTCKKTGHANLDDCSFQTNRTLQWTLSCYSEVWVVPWLQTTEVSLLHCH comes from the exons ATGCATCCTGCCGGGGCGCTGCTGGCCGTCTGTGGCCTGGTCCTGGGTGTCTTGGGGAAGTCTTCACCAG ACTTTTGCTCCCAGATCCTTAAGTCAGATGCGAAACCAGGATTTCCCAAGACCATCAAGACCAACGACCCAGACGTCCTCAGGGCAGCCCGACACAGCGCCGAGAGCTTCAACAACTGCAGCAATGACGCCTTCTTGTTCCGGGAGTCCCGTGTTAGCAGAGCCCTTGTCCAG ATAGTGAAAGGCCTGAAGTTCATGCTGGACATGGACATCGGCAGAACCACCTGCAAAAAGACCGGGCACGCAAACCTGGATGACTGCAGCTTCCAGACCAACCGCACCCTGCAGTGG ACCCTCAGCTGCTACTCTGAAGTCTGGGTCGTCCCCTGGCTGCAGACTACCGAGGTGTCCCTCCTCCACTGTCACTGA
- the LOC113903438 gene encoding uncharacterized protein LOC113903438 has product MQLSPTQTALHDPDSILLSEFAIAKENRDNTVTCQSCAQRVTVSVCQHAGWCWAACVLGPVDVKLVTSCPGPAFRGKWPRGRCLEAVHHSQDSGLKPPGCQVPGPPVCCSSGSSGSRCRPWLKSLDMAAVLVGCLGPEPVALTLVLESSWPAIDAGKSSVVFFWENSLIPAHQHSL; this is encoded by the exons ATGCAGCTTTCACCCACACAGACTGCCCTCCACGATCCAGACAGCATCCTGCTCTCAGAGTTTGCAATCGCCAAAGAGAATAGAGATAACACAGTCACCTGCCAGTCCTGTGCCCAGAGGGTGACCGTGAGTGTGTGTCAGCATGCCGGGTGGTGTTGGGCAGCCTGCGTCCTTGGGCCAGTGGATGTGAAGCTTGTGACCAGCTGCCCTGGGCCCGCTTTTAGGGG GAAGTGGCCAAGGGGGAGGTGCCTGGAGGCCGTCCATCACTCCCAGGACTCTGGACTGAAACCACCAGGCTGCCAGGTCCCCGGGCCACCCGTGTGCTGCTCCTCTGGAAGTTCAGGAAGCAG ATGCCGGCCGTGGCTGAAGTCTCTGGACATGGCAGCTGTGTTGGTTGGCTGTCTGGGCCCTGAGCCCGTGGCTCTGACTCTGGTGCTGGAGAGCTCCTGGCCTGCTATTGACGCCGGGAAGTCCAGTGTGGTTTTCTTTTGGGAGAACAGCTTGATTCCTGCTCATCAGCATAGTCTATAA